A single window of Methylomarinum sp. Ch1-1 DNA harbors:
- a CDS encoding AI-2E family transporter yields the protein MSDSQKWLVLTFSVLLGGLLYLLAPILLPFAISAVLAYLSDPLVDRLEMISIKSWRLGRTQSVILVFLTLTVFLAAILVVIIPSIEAQISLFLSKLPDYIGWLNTRLIPMLQQFLHVDIEPVDSAGLIEILKDHWQKAGGILATLIGSVSRSGTLILEWLMNLLLIPVITFYLLRDWDELVARVHDLFPRRSAPTVAKLAAESDQVLGAFMRGQFYVMIVLGMIYSTGLSLLGLDLSLLIGMMAGLVSFVPYLGAIVGIVAACLAALLQFQDPMYLIPVAIVFMVGQALEGMLLTPWLVGDQIGLHPVAVIFAVLAGGQLFGFLGVLLALPVASVIMVLLRYLHRRYTGSGFYSEQFKL from the coding sequence GTGAGCGATTCACAAAAATGGCTGGTTCTGACTTTCAGCGTATTACTGGGCGGGCTGCTTTATCTGCTGGCTCCGATACTACTCCCCTTCGCTATTTCGGCGGTTCTAGCCTACCTTAGCGATCCGCTGGTGGACCGCCTGGAAATGATCTCAATCAAATCCTGGCGATTAGGACGGACTCAGTCGGTCATTTTGGTTTTTTTGACCCTCACTGTCTTTCTTGCCGCCATTTTGGTGGTGATCATTCCGAGCATCGAAGCGCAAATCAGCTTATTTCTGAGCAAACTCCCGGATTATATCGGCTGGTTGAATACCCGTCTGATTCCCATGCTGCAACAGTTCTTGCATGTTGACATTGAACCCGTCGACAGCGCCGGATTGATCGAGATCTTGAAGGACCATTGGCAAAAGGCTGGCGGCATACTGGCGACGTTGATCGGTTCGGTATCGCGTTCCGGAACGTTGATATTGGAATGGCTGATGAATCTGCTATTGATACCGGTGATTACGTTTTATTTACTCAGGGATTGGGACGAACTGGTCGCCAGGGTCCATGATTTGTTTCCGCGCCGAAGTGCGCCGACTGTCGCTAAACTTGCGGCCGAGTCGGATCAAGTGTTGGGCGCGTTCATGCGCGGTCAGTTTTATGTGATGATTGTATTGGGTATGATATACAGCACCGGCTTATCGTTGTTGGGACTCGATTTGTCGCTGCTGATCGGCATGATGGCCGGCCTGGTCAGCTTCGTGCCCTATTTGGGCGCGATCGTTGGTATCGTCGCCGCCTGTTTAGCGGCATTATTACAGTTTCAAGACCCGATGTATTTGATTCCAGTCGCCATTGTCTTCATGGTGGGACAAGCGCTGGAAGGCATGTTGCTGACGCCTTGGTTGGTTGGCGACCAGATTGGTTTACATCCGGTGGCGGTTATCTTTGCCGTGCTGGCCGGAGGACAGCTGTTCGGTTTCCTCGGCGTGCTGTTGGCATTGCCGGTTGCCTCGGTGATCATGGTGTTGTTGCGTTATCTTCATCGGCGCTATACGGGGAGTGGGTTTTACAGCGAGCAATTCAAGTTATGA
- a CDS encoding cold shock domain-containing protein, translating into MAKTDKKGYLKTWKDDRGFGFIKPDDGSQDVFIHISALKGMARRPVKGDTIFFDIEEDAEGKTKASNARIEGVAIAEEQHDHINKLWLWIIAALLGLVSAAVAAYLTMK; encoded by the coding sequence ATGGCAAAGACAGATAAAAAAGGTTATTTGAAAACCTGGAAAGATGACAGGGGATTTGGCTTTATAAAGCCGGACGATGGCAGTCAGGATGTCTTTATTCACATTTCCGCGTTAAAAGGGATGGCGCGCAGGCCGGTCAAAGGCGATACCATTTTTTTCGACATCGAGGAGGATGCGGAGGGCAAAACCAAGGCCAGCAATGCCCGCATTGAGGGAGTGGCTATTGCCGAGGAACAACATGATCATATCAACAAATTATGGTTGTGGATCATCGCCGCGCTGTTGGGACTGGTCAGTGCGGCGGTGGCGGCATACCTGACTATGAAGTGA
- a CDS encoding (2Fe-2S) ferredoxin domain-containing protein — protein MKEVMKPSMRTYKRHVLVCVGSKCTENGEGQILYDALKDKLKKAGLGSGELRVERSRVNCLGTCKSGPLLCVHPDGVWYYGIDSDKLDIIIEQHLKAGKPVTEWVYHQGPNCEG, from the coding sequence ATGAAAGAAGTAATGAAACCCTCGATGAGGACCTACAAACGTCATGTGTTGGTCTGTGTGGGTTCAAAATGCACCGAGAATGGTGAGGGTCAGATTTTATATGACGCGTTGAAAGATAAACTGAAAAAAGCCGGATTGGGCAGCGGCGAACTGCGGGTTGAGCGTAGTCGGGTGAACTGTTTAGGCACCTGTAAATCCGGACCGTTGTTATGCGTACATCCCGACGGTGTCTGGTATTATGGGATCGATAGCGATAAGTTGGACATTATCATTGAACAACATTTAAAGGCCGGAAAACCGGTAACTGAGTGGGTCTATCATCAGGGACCTAATTGTGAAGGCTAG
- a CDS encoding ketosteroid isomerase-related protein has protein sequence MKQAIALIKQYYQAFNDADMETFLSLLTDDVVHDINQGGREQGKEAFARFMEKMNHHYREQLVDMEIMANEDGSRGAAEFVVLGEYLNTDEGLPTANGQKYRLPAGAFFAIRNGKIARVTNYYNLEDWVAQVGT, from the coding sequence ATGAAACAGGCAATAGCTCTTATCAAACAATATTATCAGGCCTTTAATGATGCCGATATGGAGACCTTTCTCAGTCTGTTGACCGACGATGTGGTGCATGATATCAATCAAGGCGGTCGCGAACAGGGTAAAGAAGCGTTTGCCCGCTTCATGGAAAAAATGAATCACCATTACCGCGAACAACTGGTGGACATGGAGATCATGGCCAATGAAGATGGCAGTCGCGGCGCCGCCGAGTTCGTCGTGTTGGGCGAATACCTGAACACCGACGAAGGCTTGCCGACTGCGAACGGACAGAAATATCGCTTGCCGGCTGGGGCGTTTTTTGCGATACGCAACGGCAAAATCGCCAGAGTGACCAACTATTATAACCTGGAGGACTGGGTTGCCCAGGTCGGGACCTGA
- the cobO gene encoding cob(I)yrinic acid a,c-diamide adenosyltransferase, which translates to MKSRERRQGIVLVHTGEGKGKSSSAFGMVFRAAGWGMKVCVIQFIKGQWKTGEQEAAKRFDNIEWHALGDGFTWDTKNPEQDIKTSRAIWEFAKDKIRSQEYDFVLLDEINYCCGYNWVSGQEIADFIEQEKPPWMHLVLTGRNAPQEVIDVAHTVTEMKIIKHAYKQGIKAAQGVEF; encoded by the coding sequence ATGAAGAGTAGAGAGAGAAGGCAGGGTATTGTATTGGTGCATACCGGCGAAGGTAAGGGCAAGTCGTCCAGCGCTTTCGGCATGGTTTTTCGCGCCGCAGGCTGGGGCATGAAAGTCTGCGTGATCCAATTTATCAAGGGACAGTGGAAGACCGGCGAGCAGGAAGCCGCCAAGCGTTTCGATAATATCGAATGGCATGCGCTAGGAGACGGTTTTACCTGGGACACGAAAAATCCGGAACAGGATATTAAAACCAGTCGCGCCATTTGGGAATTTGCCAAGGACAAGATTCGCTCGCAGGAATATGATTTCGTGCTGCTCGATGAAATTAATTATTGTTGCGGTTACAACTGGGTTTCCGGTCAGGAAATTGCCGATTTCATCGAACAGGAAAAGCCGCCTTGGATGCATCTGGTATTGACCGGCCGTAATGCCCCTCAGGAAGTGATTGATGTCGCTCATACCGTGACCGAAATGAAAATTATCAAGCATGCCTACAAGCAAGGTATCAAGGCTGCGCAGGGCGTTGAATTTTAA
- a CDS encoding cobyrinate a,c-diamide synthase, translated as MKIALLAGTQSGCGKTTIMLALLQHFCRSKRTVAAFKSGPDFLDPLWHQAITGRPSYNLDTEMIGTALSRHILSEQAEDADWALIEGAMGLFDGRHGVGESGSAADLAKVLHTPVILVVDAKGISGSIVPLVSGFCSYAANMDVTIAGVIANRVGSEHHAELLRNFLADHDLPPLVAWMMKDAPVLKERHLGLMRPDEGGIADFDDFFHVDDVALTDAFDDYPRQREAISVSRSRRLAGKTVAIARDAACCFIYPANVDWLLAQGAGLRYFSLLAGDPVPPAADALWLPGGYPELYGEQLAHSASWPSLRQFIEDHKPVLAECGGAMLLGEKLIDQDGISWSMANLLPYASRMQDRLAALGYREDSRGVKGHEFHHSARVTTTDLPPAFNCRRGDCGVRYKNLRASYIHWYFASASDIVAGWFS; from the coding sequence ATGAAAATTGCGTTACTGGCTGGAACCCAGTCAGGCTGCGGTAAAACTACGATCATGCTGGCCTTGCTGCAGCATTTTTGCCGTTCGAAACGAACGGTTGCGGCCTTTAAAAGCGGTCCCGATTTTCTCGACCCGCTGTGGCACCAGGCCATCACCGGACGCCCTTCCTATAATCTGGATACGGAAATGATCGGTACGGCGCTGTCTCGGCATATTCTCAGCGAACAGGCCGAGGATGCCGATTGGGCCTTGATAGAAGGGGCAATGGGTTTGTTCGATGGGCGTCACGGTGTCGGTGAGTCCGGTTCCGCCGCCGATTTGGCCAAAGTTCTGCATACGCCTGTGATACTGGTGGTCGATGCCAAGGGCATCAGCGGCTCGATAGTGCCGCTGGTCTCGGGATTTTGCTCCTATGCCGCTAACATGGATGTGACGATAGCCGGGGTGATCGCCAATCGGGTCGGCAGCGAGCATCACGCCGAACTGTTGAGGAATTTTCTGGCCGATCACGACTTGCCGCCATTAGTGGCTTGGATGATGAAAGATGCGCCGGTGCTCAAGGAACGGCATCTGGGATTGATGCGTCCCGATGAAGGTGGCATAGCCGATTTTGATGATTTTTTTCATGTCGATGATGTGGCGTTAACGGATGCTTTTGACGACTACCCCCGTCAGCGTGAAGCCATTTCTGTGTCGCGTTCGCGACGATTAGCCGGTAAAACGGTGGCGATTGCTCGCGATGCAGCCTGTTGTTTCATTTATCCGGCCAATGTCGATTGGTTACTCGCTCAGGGCGCCGGGCTGCGTTATTTTTCGTTGTTGGCCGGCGACCCCGTGCCGCCGGCGGCCGATGCCTTATGGCTGCCGGGCGGCTATCCGGAATTATACGGCGAGCAATTGGCGCACTCGGCCAGTTGGCCCTCGCTCCGGCAATTCATCGAAGACCATAAACCGGTTTTAGCAGAATGCGGAGGCGCGATGCTGTTGGGGGAGAAACTGATTGATCAAGACGGGATTAGTTGGTCGATGGCGAATCTATTGCCTTATGCGTCCAGAATGCAAGACAGGTTGGCTGCGTTGGGTTATCGAGAAGACAGCCGCGGTGTCAAAGGACATGAGTTTCATCACTCGGCCCGAGTCACGACGACGGATTTGCCGCCCGCTTTTAATTGCCGGCGAGGGGATTGCGGCGTCCGCTATAAAAATCTTAGGGCTTCCTATATCCACTGGTATTTTGCCAGTGCATCAGACATTGTAGCAGGATGGTTTTCATGA